The following proteins come from a genomic window of Acanthopagrus latus isolate v.2019 chromosome 5, fAcaLat1.1, whole genome shotgun sequence:
- the vamp5 gene encoding vesicle-associated membrane protein 5 isoform X2, with amino-acid sequence MENGKSRLQQAQEDVEEVTIIMVDNLNKAEERSGKLDDLEDRADELLEKSKSFEKTANQVKQKKRWEHNKMKVVFIGVGVAAAVIIIILIIVAIVNSSGGA; translated from the exons ATG GAGAATGGGAAGAGCCGCCTGCAGCAGGCCcaggaggacgtggaggaggtGACGATCATCATGGTGGACAACCTGAACAAGGCCGAAGAGAGATCCGGCAAACTGGACGACTTGGAGGACCGAGCAGACGAGCTGCTGGAAAAG agtaaatcatttgaaaaaacgGCCAACCAGgtgaagcagaagaagagatggGAGCACAATAAGATGAAGGTGGTGTTCATCGGCGTCGGCGTGGCGGCTgcagtcatcatcattatacTTATAATCGTCGCCATCGTCAACAGCAGCGGAGGAGCGTAG
- the vamp5 gene encoding vesicle-associated membrane protein 5 isoform X1 yields the protein MTGQENGKSRLQQAQEDVEEVTIIMVDNLNKAEERSGKLDDLEDRADELLEKSKSFEKTANQVKQKKRWEHNKMKVVFIGVGVAAAVIIIILIIVAIVNSSGGA from the exons ATG ACTGGACAGGAGAATGGGAAGAGCCGCCTGCAGCAGGCCcaggaggacgtggaggaggtGACGATCATCATGGTGGACAACCTGAACAAGGCCGAAGAGAGATCCGGCAAACTGGACGACTTGGAGGACCGAGCAGACGAGCTGCTGGAAAAG agtaaatcatttgaaaaaacgGCCAACCAGgtgaagcagaagaagagatggGAGCACAATAAGATGAAGGTGGTGTTCATCGGCGTCGGCGTGGCGGCTgcagtcatcatcattatacTTATAATCGTCGCCATCGTCAACAGCAGCGGAGGAGCGTAG
- the ankrd39 gene encoding ankyrin repeat domain-containing protein 39: protein MSSDGHSCACCSLPAASPSVHQTLTEMDFERGIWSAAMDGDLQRVTSLLQKGTDPNLRDSAGYTALHYASRGGHLAVCRVLLESGACASPQTPGGATPLHRSAYCGHLNVVRLLLQHRADPTLCDDDGSSPLHKAAERGHEEVCQLLLEKCPALCSQLNNRLQLPHQLAPQGDLQELLKPPR, encoded by the exons ATGTCGTCTGACGGACACAGCTGTGCGTGCTGCTCCCTGCCTGCCGCTTCTCCCAGTGTTCACCAGACACTGACTGAGATGGATTTTGAACGAG GTATCTGGTCTGCTGCGATGGATGGAGACCTGCAGAGAGTCACATCTTTACTGCAGAAGGGCACAGACCCGAACCTGAGAGACTCGGCTGGATACACAGCTCTG cACTATGCAAGTCGCGGAGGTCATCTGGCCGTGTGCCGGGTTCTTCTTGAGAGCGGCGCTTGTGCGTCTCCCCAGACGCCAGGCGGAGCCACACCGCTCCATCGCTCTGCTTACTGTGGTCATCTGAACGTGGTTcgcctcctgctgcagcacagagcagacccGACGCTCTGTGACGACGACGGTTCATCCCCTTTACATAAG GCTGCAGAACGAGGTCATGAGGAGGTGtgtcagctgctcctggagaaatgtccagctctctgcagccagctgaaCAACAGGCTGCAGCTGCCCCACCAGCTGGCACCGCAGGGGGATCTGCAGGAGCTCCTAAAACCACCTCGGTGA
- the vamp8 gene encoding vesicle-associated membrane protein 8 — translation MDIDPERGEAAEPVPKDKVQTLRDQVDGVKNIMTENVDRILARGERLDDLMDKSEDLQAGAQHFKQTSQKVARSYWWKNVKLVVVIVVVVLIIVLIIILLATGVIPTSAPVPPIVPPTPKTSP, via the exons ATGGACATTGATCCG GAGCGAGGAGAGGCGGCGGAGCCGGTGCCGAAGGACAAGGTGCAAACGTTGAGGGATCAGGTAGACGGAGTGAAGAACATCATGACGGAGAACGTGGACCGGATCCTGGCCCGCGGAGAGAGACTGGACGACCTCATGGACAAGTCGGAGGACCTGCAAGCAGGG GCTCAGCACTTCAAGCAGACGTCTCAGAAAGTGGCTCGCTCCTACTGGTGGAAGAACGTCAAGCTGGTCGTGGTCATCGTGGTGGTCGTCCTCATCAtcgtcctcatcatcatcctgctgGCCACCGGAGTCATCCCCACCAGCGCCCCTGTGCCTCCTATAGTCCCTCCCACCCCCAAGACTagtccataa
- the kctd9a gene encoding BTB/POZ domain-containing protein KCTD9a codes for MRRVTLFINGTSKNGKVVAVYGTLSDLLSVASNKLGIKASCLYNGKGGLIDDIALIRDDDVLYVSEGDPFIDPQNEARVTSDQHGAHTDWLTLNIGGRPFTTTRSTLVSKEPESMLAHMFREKDVWGNKRDEHGAYLIDRSPEYFEPILNYLRHGQLIINEGINIRGVLEEARFFGIEQLAEQLEVAIKNSQPPEDHSPISRKEFVRFLLATPTKSELRCQGLNFSGADLSRLDLRYINFKMANLSRCNLTHANLCCSNLERADLSGANLDGANLQGVKMLCSNAEGASLKGCNFEDPSGLKANLEGANLKGVDMEGSQMTGINLRVATLKNAKLKNCNLRGATLAGTDLENCDLSGCDLQEANLRGSNVKGAIFEEMLTPLHMSQSVR; via the exons ATGAGAAGAGTTACCTTATTTATTAACGGGACGTCTAAAAATGGCAag gttGTAGCAGTGTACGGGACCTTGTCAGATTTATTATCTGTAGCGAGCAATAAGTTAGGAATCAAAGCCTCCTGTTTGTACAACGGGAAGGGTGGCCTCATAGATGACATTGCACTTATAAG AGATGATGACGTGTTGTATGTGTCAGAGGGAGATCCATTCATTg aCCCTCAGAATGAAGCCAGGGTTACATCCGATCAGCACGGCGCTCACACCGATTGGCTGACCCTCAATATCGGTGGTCGTCCGTTCACCACCACCAG gAGCACTTTGGTCAGCAAAGAGCCGGAGAGTATGCTCGCTCACATGTTCAGAGAGAAAG ATGTGTGGGGGAACAAGCGGGACGAGCACGGAGCTTACCTGATCGATCGCAGCCCCGAATACTTTGAGCCCATCCTCAACTACCTGAGACACGGCCAGCTCATTATCAATGAAGGCATAAATATACGAG GTGTCCTCGAGGAAGCTCGGTTCTTTGGAATTGAGCAGCTGGCTGAACAGCTGGAAGTAGCAATCAAG AACTCACAGCCTCCGGAGGACCACTCTCCCATCTCCCGCAAAGAGTTTGTCCGTTTTCTTCTGGCCACACCCACGAAGTCCGAGCTGCGCTGTCAG GGTCTTAACTTCAGCGGCGCTGATCTGTCCCGCCTTGATTTGCGTTACATCAACTTCAAGATGGCCAATCTGAGCCGCTGCAACCTGACGCACGCCAACCTGTGCTGCTCTAACCTGGAGCGGGCCGATCTCTCCGGAGCCAACCTGGAC GGTGCAAACCTACAAGGGGTGAAGATGCTCTGCTCCAACGCCGAGGGAGCTTCTCTCAAAGGATGCAACTTTGAAGACCCGTCTGGACTGAAGGCCAACCTGGAAG GTGCTAATCTGAAAGGCGTTGACATGGAAGGAAGCCAGATGACGGGCATCAACCTGCGTGTGGCCACTCTGAAAAATGCAAAGCTGAAGAATTGTAACCTGCGGGGAGCCACTTTAGCAGGGACGGATCTGGAG aaCTGTGACCTGTCCGGCTGCGATCTTCAGGAAGCCAACCTGAGAGGCTCCAACGTG
- the LOC119019851 gene encoding vesicle-associated membrane protein 8-like: protein MEPAGVDSEPAPQSRMQELNHQIDEVVDTMKRNVIQISQRGDNLVKLENKTEKMEEGAKLFKKTSQTVARSYWWKNAKLIVVIVVVVLIVVLIIVLLATGVIPTSAPRTPIAPLTTATP from the exons ATG GAGCCAGCAGGAGTGGACTCAGAGCCGGCACCACAGAGCAGGATGCAGGAGCTGAACCATCAGATAGATGAAGTCGTGGACACAATGAAGAGGAACGTGATACAAATCTCACAGCGAGGCGATAACCTGGTCAAACTCGAGaacaagacagagaaaatgGAAGAAGGG GCAAAACTGTTCAAAAAGACGTCTCAGACAGTGGCTCGCTCCTACTGGTGGAAGAACGCCAAGCTGATCGTGGTCATCGTGGTGGTCGTCCTCATCGTCGTCCTCATCATCGTCCTGCTGGCCACCGGAGTCATCCCCACCAGCGCCCCCAGGACTCCCATAGCCCCTCTCACCACCGCAAcgccatga